The nucleotide sequence GGTTTGATGACTGGCGGGTACAAGTTTCCTTATAGCGGTCAGATGCCGCGCATCCATTTCCTCCAGGATGTCGCGATATCGCCTGTTACCGGCGGCTGCGAGATCCGCAATCTCAAATAGCTGATCGGTGACTCCCCTGAACGCCGATACCACAACAACCGGTGGTTTTCCGCTCTTCGCCTCCTTTGAGATAATGCTGAATACATTTTCAAGAGCTTCGGGGCTGCCGACCGAGCTGCCTCCGAACTTCAGTACTTTCATAAATTTGATTATTCATCGGATGATATTATTCCTGCATGTTACCTATTCAAATGTACCCGTTCAACAAATTATGTTCCTGAATCATAAAAAAAGTGAGAAGCGCTTTTCGGTATACTGTTCAATTATCCTCGCCCTTTTATCCTGCATGTCCCTTCTGTCATGCTGCTATTCTGCTGAGGCAAGCCGTGATTCTTGGTTTTCAGGGTCAGAGGCAACTGATTTTTGATACTTTATTGAACTCAATGCACGGTTCAGGTCTGCAATGATATCGGAAGCATTTTCGATTCCCACGGAAAGCCTCACCAGGCCGTCCGTAATACCCGCCTCTCCGCGGATTACGGGGTCAACAACAGAGTGTGTCATACTTGCCGGGTGCTGAATCAGTGAATCCACCGTTCCCAAACTTACGGCAAGCGTACACAGTTCAACCCGGTTCATAAGCTGTATACCGGCGTCCAGACCCCCTTTGAGCTCAAAAGCAATCATTGCACCGTACCCGTTAACCATAAGCTTTTCGATAATTTCCCCGTCGGGATGTGTTTCGAGTCCGGTATGCCAGATACGGCTGACGGCCGGATGGCGGTCCAGATAGTCAGCCACCGCCTTACCATTCAGGTTATGCTGCTTCATTCTGAGCGGAAATGTTTTAATCCCCATTAGCGTGAGCCATGCGTCAAAAGGTCCTGAAATACCACCCAGGTTCTTGCGGTATACAGGAATTCCATGTTTCTCAAAAAATCCTTTTCTGGCCGCCAGTGCTCCGCCAACGACGGTTCCGTGGCCATTCAGATATTTTGTGGTAGAATGAGCCACCAGATCGGCACCCCAGCTCATGGGACGAATATGATAGGGAGTGGCAAAGGTGTTATCCACCATAACCAACGCTCCGTGTTCATGGGCAATCTCTGAAATCAATTCCAGGTTGCAAACCCTCATTGTGGGATTGGCTATGCTCTCCAGATAAACCAGACCAATATCCTTATACTTTTTAAAAGCCTGTATGATGTCGTCAGGTGTATTAGGGTCCACATTTTGAACCCGGATATTCATTTTCCCGGCCTGCTCCTGAAGAAACTGTGATGTACAGCCATACAGTGCCTTCTGGGCCAGAATTCGTTTTCCTGATGCAAGGGCCAGGAAAGCTGTGGTAATGGCAGCCATTCCGGAACCGAACAGCATTCCTTCTGTTCGTTCTTCCAGATCCAATCCCTCCAGGTCTGCGATCACCTGCTCGGCTTTCTCAACGGTTGGATTGCCAAGCCGCGAATAACTGTGTGTAGCGCCACCGGGCTCATGTGCAAAAAACTTTCTGCCCGACTCTGCATCCTTGAATGCAAAAGTTGATGTCTGGTAGAGAGGCATGGCATGTGAACCATACGGGTCTTTATCGGGATGATCTGCTTGCGCACAAATCGTTTCAATCGCCCTGTACTCTGTTTTTTTACTTTCCATCTTTCATCACCGTTATTTTCGATTGCTCTTTAGTCACAGACAATACAATACCTGTGTGTATCCTTTCCACACCGGGAATTCGGGTCAGGCTTGTTCTCAGAAAACGCTCATACTCTCCGGTATCCTTTACCACCACGTGCAGCAGGTAATCATATTCACCCGTTATGTTATAACAAGCCAGGATTTCCGGGATGCTGTGAATGTGTTTCGAAAACTCCTCCATCTTTCCCAGTTGATGTACAGACAATTTGATGGAGCAGAATACAGTCAGGCCTTTTCCAATCGATTCCTTGTCGATCCAGGCCGTATACCCCCTGATCACCCCTTCTCGTTCAAGCCGTTTTACCCGTTCAAGCGTAGGTGTGGTTGTAAGCCCAATGCGCTTTGCCAGCTCATTATTCGGCATTCTGCCGTTCTCTTGCAGCAGATCGAGTATCTGCTTATCCGTTTCATCCAATTTAACAGGCATATGAAGAACTTTATTCTATATTATACTATAAAATTAAGAATATCATTCTTCAATAGAAACCGATAAGAGATTTATAACCTGAATTCTT is from Rhodohalobacter mucosus and encodes:
- a CDS encoding trans-sulfuration enzyme family protein, whose translation is MESKKTEYRAIETICAQADHPDKDPYGSHAMPLYQTSTFAFKDAESGRKFFAHEPGGATHSYSRLGNPTVEKAEQVIADLEGLDLEERTEGMLFGSGMAAITTAFLALASGKRILAQKALYGCTSQFLQEQAGKMNIRVQNVDPNTPDDIIQAFKKYKDIGLVYLESIANPTMRVCNLELISEIAHEHGALVMVDNTFATPYHIRPMSWGADLVAHSTTKYLNGHGTVVGGALAARKGFFEKHGIPVYRKNLGGISGPFDAWLTLMGIKTFPLRMKQHNLNGKAVADYLDRHPAVSRIWHTGLETHPDGEIIEKLMVNGYGAMIAFELKGGLDAGIQLMNRVELCTLAVSLGTVDSLIQHPASMTHSVVDPVIRGEAGITDGLVRLSVGIENASDIIADLNRALSSIKYQKSVASDPENQESRLASAE
- a CDS encoding Lrp/AsnC family transcriptional regulator, encoding MPVKLDETDKQILDLLQENGRMPNNELAKRIGLTTTPTLERVKRLEREGVIRGYTAWIDKESIGKGLTVFCSIKLSVHQLGKMEEFSKHIHSIPEILACYNITGEYDYLLHVVVKDTGEYERFLRTSLTRIPGVERIHTGIVLSVTKEQSKITVMKDGK